In a single window of the marine bacterium B5-7 genome:
- the coaX2 gene encoding type III pantothenate kinase 2, producing MKLCIDIGNTHVFGGVFDQTDLRFRFRYPTSQATTSDQFGLFLKGVLRENQCDPNAIDAIGISSVVPSLDYSIIAACIKYLGITPTQLKPGIKTGLRIEVKNPVELGADRIANAVAALAQFPNKHLLILDFGTATTLCAINKKGAYLGGSIMPGMKISMQALNDNAAKLSPVDILKPTKALGQTTISNIQSGLYYGQLGALRELITRISQEAFPDEKPVVLATGGYAHLFAEENLYDVHLQDLVLHGMRLILERN from the coding sequence ATGAAACTATGCATCGATATCGGTAACACTCACGTCTTTGGTGGTGTTTTTGATCAAACTGACCTACGATTTCGCTTTCGTTACCCCACATCCCAAGCAACCACTTCCGATCAATTTGGCCTGTTTTTAAAAGGCGTACTGCGTGAAAATCAATGCGATCCGAATGCCATTGATGCCATTGGCATTAGTTCTGTCGTACCTTCTCTGGATTATTCCATCATCGCTGCATGCATTAAGTATTTAGGGATCACGCCCACGCAATTGAAACCTGGGATTAAAACTGGCTTGCGCATCGAAGTAAAAAATCCTGTAGAGCTTGGCGCCGATCGCATTGCAAATGCTGTTGCGGCCTTAGCGCAATTTCCCAATAAACATTTACTTATTCTAGATTTTGGCACGGCAACCACATTGTGTGCTATTAACAAAAAAGGGGCTTACTTAGGCGGTAGCATTATGCCTGGCATGAAAATATCCATGCAGGCCTTGAATGACAATGCAGCAAAACTCAGTCCTGTTGATATTCTGAAGCCAACTAAAGCGCTCGGACAAACGACTATCAGCAACATTCAATCGGGTTTGTACTACGGCCAGTTAGGTGCTTTGCGCGAACTAATCACACGCATTTCACAAGAAGCTTTCCCTGATGAGAAACCTGTGGTGCTAGCAACCGGTGGTTACGCACATTTGTTTGCAGAAGAAAATCTATATGACGTTCACCTACAAGATTTAGTCTTACATGGAATGCGTTTGATTTTAGAGAGGAACTAG
- a CDS encoding phage integrase family site specific recombinase: MKKQLKPLFDSLDYLDREPTTAPYAYIDADDYRMAHHFLYCYRGSEATYNAYRREVERLLHWCGSVAHKNLTALRRADIEAFIYFCQRPLAHWIGLKNVARFVDRGGDRIPNPDWHPFVASVSKVAHQQGKTASADSFSLSQKALQAIFAITGSFYNFLIQEDYLEVNPVAQVRQKSKFIRKQQGKPMIRRLSNLQWDYVIETAELLAKENPAQHERTLFIMNALFSMYLRISELASSARWTPEMGDFARDQDGCWWFTTVGKGNKQRSIAVSDTMQAALTRYRTFLGFSALPAPGDTTPLVPKNRGHGPISSTRQIREIVQHCFDQAVTRMMKDGFKEDVTQLQAATVHWLRHTGISEDVKHRPREHVRDDAGHGSSAITDKYIDIEMRERHASAKKKRIKSD; encoded by the coding sequence ATGAAAAAACAACTTAAACCGCTATTCGACAGTTTAGATTATCTAGATCGCGAGCCAACAACGGCGCCATACGCATACATTGATGCAGATGATTATCGTATGGCGCACCATTTTCTGTATTGCTATCGTGGAAGCGAAGCAACCTACAATGCCTATCGACGTGAGGTCGAGCGTTTACTCCATTGGTGCGGTAGCGTCGCCCATAAAAACTTAACGGCCCTGCGGCGTGCAGACATCGAAGCCTTTATTTATTTTTGTCAGCGCCCACTAGCCCATTGGATTGGTTTAAAAAATGTAGCGCGCTTTGTGGATCGCGGCGGCGATCGCATCCCCAATCCCGACTGGCACCCCTTTGTCGCTAGCGTAAGCAAAGTCGCGCATCAACAAGGAAAAACAGCCTCGGCAGATAGTTTTTCCTTGTCTCAAAAAGCCTTGCAAGCGATCTTTGCTATCACCGGTAGTTTTTATAATTTTTTAATTCAGGAAGATTACCTTGAGGTTAACCCCGTTGCACAAGTACGACAAAAAAGTAAATTCATTCGTAAACAACAAGGCAAACCAATGATCCGGCGCTTGTCGAATTTGCAATGGGATTATGTGATTGAAACCGCCGAACTCCTTGCAAAAGAAAATCCCGCCCAACATGAACGTACACTTTTTATCATGAATGCATTATTCAGTATGTATTTGCGAATTTCCGAACTCGCATCCTCTGCACGCTGGACACCAGAAATGGGAGATTTCGCACGAGATCAAGATGGTTGCTGGTGGTTTACGACAGTCGGTAAAGGCAATAAGCAACGTAGTATTGCGGTTAGCGACACCATGCAAGCAGCACTCACACGTTACCGTACTTTTTTAGGATTCTCTGCCCTACCCGCACCGGGCGACACAACGCCACTTGTCCCCAAAAATCGTGGCCACGGGCCCATCAGTAGTACGCGACAAATTCGTGAGATTGTTCAACACTGTTTTGATCAAGCCGTCACACGCATGATGAAAGATGGTTTCAAGGAAGATGTCACACAGTTACAAGCAGCCACAGTGCATTGGTTGCGACACACCGGTATTTCTGAAGATGTAAAACATCGCCCACGCGAGCACGTGCGAGATGATGCGGGTCATGGCTCTAGTGCCATCACCGACAAATACATCGACATTGAAATGCGCGAACGCCATGCATCCGCCAAGAAAAAGCGGATTAAGTCGGATTGA
- the queC gene encoding 7-cyano-7-deazaguanine synthase, whose amino-acid sequence MKKAVVLVSGGLDSATVLALAKEEGYTTYALSFDYGQRHRAELQAAKMIAKAFNAAEHHVVQFSLQHFQGCALTDENTDVPDYQGDGDIPVTYVPARNTIFLSFAMGWAEVLGAQTIMIGASSVDYSGYPDCRPEYFDAFQQMANLATKAGVEGDPLKIVAPLMHLSKAETIQAGIAAGVDYTLTVSCYQADEQGRACGRCDSCVLRKKGFEEAGVVDPTRYVKC is encoded by the coding sequence ATGAAAAAAGCAGTGGTATTAGTGTCTGGTGGGCTGGATTCAGCAACCGTGTTGGCGTTAGCAAAAGAAGAAGGTTATACCACGTATGCCTTAAGCTTTGATTACGGCCAACGACACCGTGCAGAATTGCAAGCCGCAAAAATGATTGCCAAGGCCTTCAATGCTGCTGAACATCATGTTGTGCAGTTTTCTTTACAACACTTTCAAGGTTGCGCCCTGACGGATGAAAATACCGATGTGCCTGATTATCAAGGTGATGGAGATATTCCTGTTACTTATGTGCCAGCACGCAATACGATTTTTTTATCCTTTGCGATGGGTTGGGCAGAAGTGTTAGGCGCACAAACGATTATGATTGGTGCGAGCAGTGTGGATTATTCCGGATATCCGGATTGTCGGCCAGAATATTTTGATGCATTTCAACAAATGGCAAACCTGGCGACCAAAGCGGGCGTGGAGGGCGATCCCTTAAAGATTGTTGCGCCGCTAATGCATCTCAGCAAAGCGGAAACTATCCAGGCAGGTATTGCCGCTGGTGTGGATTACACTTTAACGGTTTCTTGTTATCAAGCTGATGAGCAAGGTCGTGCGTGTGGTCGATGCGATAGTTGTGTATTACGGAAAAAAGGTTTTGAAGAGGCCGGTGTTGTCGATCCGACGCGTTATGTTAAATGTTAA